In the Aerosakkonema funiforme FACHB-1375 genome, TGTCAATTTTTACAATACATTTGTACTATCCGTGGGTAGCGATCGCACTCCTGCAAGTGCCTTAACAAAAGTTCATACAGTGTCGATTACTTTTGTCCGACTACTTAAAACAGAACGGGAAGATGTGCGTTTGGCAATGGAACTGGGAGCTGATGATTATATTACTAAGCCGTGTACTGCAACTGAATTACTGAGTGCGATCTCCAGCAGACTCAAAAAACAAGCTATCTATATCGAGCAATATCAAGAGCAACGAAACAAAGCTAGAAGTTTACAAAGAAGAGTCCAAGATCTCCAAAGACTTAGTAACAGTAAAGAAGAGTTATTGCAGAAACTTTCTCAAGATTTACGCGATCCATTATCTAACATCACGATGGGGATTCAAATGCTCAAATTAGCTCCAACGGAGCAAGCACGGGCTCACTATCTAAAAATTTTGCAACAAGAGTGCGCCCGTGAAATAGCCATTCTCAATCAATTAACCAGTTTGCAAGATTAATTAATCCCAAAAAGATGTCAAATCACAACACCTTAATTTCCACAACAGCCAAACCGGGCACGAAGATCTTAGTCATTGAAGATGATGAGCTGATTCGAGCGAATATTATAGATATTTTAGAGGCGCAAAGGTTTAAGGTCATTGCCGCCAAAAATGGTCGCTTGGGTATATCTTTAGCTCAAGAGATTCTGCCCGATCTAATTCTTTGTGACGTAATGATGCCCGAACTAGATGGTTACGCTGTTCTGGCAGGGTTACGTCAAGATCCTTTGACAGCAGTAATTCCGTTTATCTTTTTGACTGCATTGGCGGATAGAGCTAATACTCGCAAGGGAATGGAGCTAGGGGCAGATGACTATCTGATCAAACCGTGTAAACCACAGGAATTGTTAAATGCGATCGCTACTCGACTCGCCAAGCAAACTATTATTACTGGAGTTTATACTACTGCCCTTAAGCAAGCATCACAACAACTGAATAAATCCCGAAAATATGATAGCTTAACCGAGCTACCGAATCGACTTTTACTAGAAGAGCGCTTTAATCAAATTATAACTTGGAATTTATCTCATAAAAAACAATTACCAGCCGGTTCTAAGCAACTTATTTCTATTTTGTATCTGAGCTTAGATAGATTTGAAAAAATCGTTGAATTTTTAGGACATTCAAGTTGCGATTTATTACTAAAAGCTGTAGCCGAGCGGTTACATAAATGCGTTGAAGAAAGCAATACAATCGCTCGCTTAAATACGGATGAGTTTGTCATTATTATAGCAACGCCACAAACCAAAAAAGGAATTTCTAAAATAGCACAAACTATTATAGATGAGCTTTGTAAACCTTTCCTAATAGAAAACAATAGCAAACTTATCATCACCGTTAGCATCGGCATTGCTTTTTATATGTGTGATGGAGATGATTTAGAAAAATTACTGTTATCCAGTTATAAAGCTATGCTTAAATCCAAGGAAAACGGAGGAAATTTATACACATTTTATCGCAGCAGTTTCCAAATAATAACTTCTGAAAATCTCGCTTTACAGACTAGCTTAGGATATGCTTTAGAGAGAGAAGAACTTGAAGTATATTATCAACCGAAAGTCAGCCTACGTACTGGGAAAATTGTCGGTGCAGAAGCTCTTTTGCGATGGAATCATTCACAACTAGGGATAATCTCGCCTGCTAGATTTATTCCCATTGCCGAGGAAACCAACTTGATAGTTCCTATAGGTGAGTGGGTCTTGAAAACAGCTTGTCAGCAAACAAAAGGATGGCATAATGCTGGGTTCTCCGATTTGCGGATAGCCGTAAACATATCCGCACGGCAGTTCAATCAACCAGACCTATATTCTAGAGTCTACCAACTATTAATAGAAACAGGATTAGATCCAAAATACCTTGAGCTTGAATTAACTGAAAGCGTACTTATGCAAAATACAGAAGTCAGCATTGTGAGATTGACGGCTTTTAAGGCGCTAGGAGTACAGATTGCCATTGACGATTTTGGGACGGGGTATTCTTCTTTGAGTTATCTACAACAATTTCCATTTGAAACGTTGAAAATAGACAAATCTTTCATTGGTAAAGTTAATAGCGACCCTAAAACGAAGTTGATTACCAAAAATATTATACAGATGGCTCACGATCTCAAATTAAATTTAGTTGCTGAAGGAGTAGAAACGCAAGCAGAATTAAACTTTTTATATTATAATGATTGTGATGAGATGCAAGGTTATTTATTTGACAAGCCTTTGAATGTACGTGACTTTGAAGAAAGATTGTTAGCGGGGAAAAGTCTACAAATATTGCCAGCTAAATCAGATTTAGATTAGCGGTCTGTAAATTCTAGCTGTCGAAACAGAAGTAAATTCTATTTATTGAGGAAGAAAAAATGACAAAGATTTTGCTGATCGAAGACGAGCAAGCAATTAGAGAGAATATCTTGGATCTGTTGCAAGAGCAAAATTTTGAGGCTACAGCCGCAGAAAATGGCTTAAAAGGTATTCAGACTGCCAAAGAAATTAGGCCAGATTTGATTATTTGTGATGTGACAATGCCCGATCTAGATGGCTACAGCGTCCTACAGGCATTGAGAGGTGACTCAACTACAGCGATGATTCCTTTCATTTTTCTGACAGCTTTAGCTGATAAAGCCAATACTCGCAAAGGTATGGAATTGGGAGCTGACGATTATCTAACTAAGCCATGTCGGCCAGTTGAATTACTGAAAGCAATTGAGACTCGATTGGAAAAACAAGCACTGATCGAGCAAAAACAAGCACAAAAAATGGAAGAATTGCGTAATAATATTACTTTTTCTCTTCCGCATGAGCTACGAACTCCATTGAATGGAATTCTGGGATTTTCAGAGATTTTACTTACGGAACTAAATCGGCCAGATCTGCTTGAAATTAGAGAAATGGTTGAGCATATTCACGTTTCTGGTCGTCGGTTATATCGATTAATACAAAACTTTTTGTTATATGCAGATCTAGAGTTAATCGCTAACGTACCAGAGCGCATAAAAATGCTACGCAGCCACTATACAGAAAGCATCGATTCAATTATTGCAGAGCGAGCGATATACCAAGCAGAACAAGCAGAGCGAAGAGCCGATTTGCGCTTACAATTGCAAGATGGTCAGGTCAGGATGTCTGCTCAACGTCTGAATAAGTTGGTTGAAGAATTGGTGGACAATGCGTTCAAATTCTCTGAGCCTGGAACGAGAGTGGATGTTGTCACTGAAGTAGACAAAAATTCGTTTATTTTATCTGTAAGCGATCGAGGGCGGGGGATGAAAGCCGAGCAAATTGCTAATTTGGGAGCTTATATGCAATTTGAACGCAAACTTTACGAACAACAAGGCTCTGGATTGGGGTTAGCGATCGCCAAGCATTTAGCCGAATTACATGGAGGTACTTTAACGATCGAGAGTGTACCCAATCAAGAAACAACAGTTACAGTCATACTGCCAAAGGACGACCCATATACTGAATCTAATAATTGAGCCAAAATAGATTGCGGTATAACTTCAAAAATTTATTAAGTAAAATTTTTGAATAGTTGGCAATACTGGGAAGAGTGAAACTAACGACTTATGGCACGAGGCGATCAAATTTATGCGATTCGACAGTTTCTCACGATTGAAGGTGTTTACCAGCATCACGGTATTGACTGCGGCGATGGAACTGTGATTCACTACCGCAAAACGAGCGCTACCATTGAACGCACTTCCATTGCTACGATGGCTCAAGGTTCAAAAGTTTATGTAAAGCAGTACCAAACTTGTTTCATTCCCGATGTAACGATCCGTCGTGCTGAAAGTCGTTTAGGCGAACAAAAATACAATTTGCTGTTTAACAATTGCGAACACTTTGCTACTTGGTGCAAGACCGGTGTTAGCTACAGCCAGCAGGTGGTAGATTTTATCCCTATGCTGGCGAATATCAATGTTGATAGTTTAGCCGAACCTGTAGGCCGATCGCTCAAGGAAGCCAAACAAGATGATGCTATCCAGTTAGTCGATCGAGCCCTCTCCCAAATTCGAGTTACTTGGGATACAATTCAACCTCAGTACACTCAAGAACTCAAGGAAATCGATGTTTGGCAACGAGTTGCGATACAGGCGCTCAAACAAAAGCGGGAAGACTTAGCACGGGCGGCACTTCAGAGAAAGCGGGAGTATAAACAACGTGCCGAATCACATCAGGAAATGCTACAAAAGCTAGCGAAAATGACGGAAACGCTCCTCTTAAATCAGCAATCTTGGCAACAGGTTCAATAAAGCTATACATCATGAAAGAACACAGCCTCGATCGATCGCCATCTTACCGATTAATTACTATTCCAATTAGCCATTACTGCGAGAAAGTCCGCTGGGCATTGGATTGGCTAGAAATTCCTTACATTGAAGAACGCCACGTACCCCTTTTTCATCGACTCGCAACTCGTTCTCTCGGTGGCAAAAGCGTTCCGGTTTTGGTAGCGCCAGAGGTTGCTTTAGTCGATTCAACAGATATTTTGCATTACTTGAACGGCAAAAATGACGGAAGTCGGCAACTTTATCCAACGGAATGGAATCTCCGCCAGGAAGTTGAAAAATGGGAAGAATTATTTGATAGCCAGCTTGGTGTGTCCGCGCGATGTTGGGCATATTTTTATCGCCTTAATGACCGGGAAGCCATGCGTCGAGGTTGGTGCGAAGGAACTCCCCAAATAGAGCAAATGGGATTTGCGATCGCGTTTCCCTTAATGCGTCGCATCGTGCAAAAATCATTGAACGTTACAGCCGCTTCATCTGCCACTTCCTTAGAAAAAATTAGAGAGATTTTTGATAAAGTAAGCCAACGCTTATCTGATGGTCGTCCCTACTTAATTGGCGATAAATTTTCCGCAGCAGACTTGACTTTTGCCGCCCTATCCGCTCCCACTTTACTGCCTCCAGAACATCCTATGAAACTGCCTCAAATAGATGCGATTAACAGCGAAATGGCAACAACAATCAAAGAATTCAGAGAAACTCCAGCAGGAATTTATGCACTTCGTCTTTATCGAGAACATCGTCATTAAACGTAGGGTGGGCATTGCCCACCAAATTGGCCGTCACCCTTCTCCAGACAAAATGGTGGGCATTGCCCACCCTACAAATTATGTTTGGTGAGGGCAATCAAAGGTAACCTGATGCTATTTTTGTACTAAGTGCTAAACAGGAGAGCAAATAGCCATGATCGCTTCTACACTTGCACCCCAAATATCGGAGGTTTTTTCACTGGAAGATTGGATGCAAAATCCTCCAGATCGTAAAGAATGGGTAGATGGGCAATTAGTGGAGAAAAACGGAATGACACTCAAGCACAGTCGGATTCAAGCCAAATTATCTACCTACTGGAGAAATTACAAGGATTCCAGCGGACAAGGAGGAGAAGTTTATACAGAAGTACCTTGTCGAACTAATAAACAGGGACGTTATCCTGATGTTGCATATCTGACACCAGAATTGCTCGCCCAATTTGGCGAACCTGCTGTACTTCCCCAAAGTTTCCCGCTAATTGCTGAGATAGTTTCACCTACAGATTTTGCAGAAGAGGTAATTGCTAAAGCACAAGAATACTTGCAATCGGGTTGTCACGAAGTTTGGTTGGTGTTTCCTGATAATCGCTGGATTATTGTAATTACTCAAAATCAACGACTTGTGTTTATTTCTGATGAGGTAGTTAGCACTCAGACTGTTTTACAAGGTTTCAGTGTAGCAGTAGATGAGTTATTAGCTTGAGGGAAAATGAAAGATTTTAGGATATTTCGATCGCCACTATCTAAATACGTTTTTACAGAAGAAGCTAAAGCTTTCGCTAATATTGGTGGAACTGCATTACCAATCTGGTTGAACTGGCTATTTTCAGAACCTTTAAATTTAAACCAATCTGGGAAACTCTGAAGTCGCGCACCTTCTCTAACTGTCAGTCTTCGCCTGCGTCCGTCGGCTAAACGTATTCGTAACATATCGCCAGTCGCACCGCATAAATTACGACAAGTAACAGTTCTAGAAGGCGCATCAAGATGCAAATCTCTAGGTTTGATACATTTGGATGCTATCTCATATTTTTTAACATATTCATCCATGCTAGGAGTAAGAAATTTTGATTCTGGTGGGGCAGAAAATGCCAGTTCTTCTAATGCTTCTCCAGCAGTGTAGGGCGATTTGAGATGCGTTTTTACAGGCCATTTCCAACCGCCTCTGTGCGCCACGCAAAAAAGCCGTTCTCTTTTTTGTGGAACTCCATAATTGGCAGCATTTAAAATTTGCCATTCCACAAAATATCCTAGTTCTTGCAAAGCGATAACAATTTCTTCAAAGTATGCTTTGTTGCGGAATAGCATTCCCCGCACATTTTCAAATAAAGCAATTTCTGGACGATAGCGCTTAACAGCAGAAATAAATGTTGGGAAGCCATCGCGACTATCTTTTAGTCCTAGTTGATGTCCGCCGACGCTAAAAGGTTGGCATGGTGGCCCTGCAATTATTACTGTTGCACCATCAACTAAATCTGATGAGGGCATTAAAGTAATATTATAACATAAATTACGCAGATTGTGGCTATAAGTTAAGCAGGCATCTTCTAATATTTCGTAGCCAACGGTTTGAAAACCTGCGGCTTCAAAACCAAGGGCAAGTCCGCCGCAACCTGCAAATAAATCTATCACTAAAGGTTGATTGCCTTGGTTTGGGGAAAGTTGAAGTTCTTGATGAATGAAGTCAAGGTACGGGAGTTTGTTTTGCATCTGGCGATATTTCCGATCTGCGATACTGCATAATGGTTACAGAGATGATTGGGATTAGTTTAGCAGCTATTTGAGTTAAGCCAAACTTCCATTTTAGCGATGATGATAACTCTTGCCAGGAAACAGGTACAAAACCAAAACGTGTATAAAAATCTGCCAATTTTTTACCTACACATTCCAGATAAAGCGGTTGGGTTGATTGTTGGATTAAATGTGTGACTAAGTAGCTACCCAAACCGCGATCGCGCCAATTTGGTGCAACTACTAAACTACCTAATTCTTGCGCTTCGGGAAAAGAGCGCAGTTGTCCGCAAGCTACTACAATGTTATCGCATTCAATAAGCCAAAATTGTTGCCAGCGTAACTGGGTAGGATCGAGTTTCGCACTTAATACTAATTTCCGAATTGCCCAGATGTCTCTAGCACTTGCTGGGCGAATAATACAACCTGGTGGTAGGGAATTAGAAGAAGTTTTCATGGCTTAACAGTCTCCAGCGACATGAAAATTGCCGATTTTCGATTGCAGGTTTTAGGTTGAATTTAAATCGGCAATCGAAAATTTAAACTTTGCAATTTCCAGTTCCCATTATCGAGATTTCATATCTGCGATCGCACTCCTAGCTACCCCAGCAATAGCTTGGTCTGTTGCTTTGGGTAAGTGATAGTATTTGCCGCTAGCTGTCTTCGCCAATTCTTTCGCAAATCCAGTGGAAATAAACTTATTTTCGGTATCGATAACTAACAGTTGAATTCCCAAACCTCGAATTCGCGCCGCAATTTCCAAGAGCTCGTTTTTGATATCCGGTTTTTCTCCTTCTGGCAAAGGTTCGCCTAAAGAACGCGCTAGAGGAATATTCCCCCGACCGTCGGTAATCGCTACAATTACTACTTGACCGATATCGCCAGACATTTGTGCGTTCATCCCCACTCGCACCGCCTGAGTTAAACCGTGTGCTAAAGGAGAACCGCCACCACAGGGTAACAGTTCCAGACGGCGACGCGCTAATGCAATGGAACGAGTTGGAGGTAACAGCACATCGGCGCGTTCTCCACGGAAAGGTATCAACGATACTTGGTCGCGATTTTCGTAAGCTTCGGTCAACAGACTCATCACCGCACCTTTCGCTGATTGCATCCGGTTGAGCGCCATCGAGCCAGAAGCATCTACAACGAATACTACCAGAGAGCCGGCTTTGCGTACCAATCTTTTCGATCGAATATCTCCTTCTTCCACAATTACTCGTCGATTGGGTTGACGTTCCCGTCGCGCTTTTTGGTAAGGTGCAGCTGCGCGTAAAGTAGCATCGACGGCAATTCGTCGCACCCGCCCTTTTGGTAACATCGGTTTAACGTAGCGACCCCTATCTTCGGAAAAGATTTTGCTGCGAGTCCCTGATTTTCCGCGACGTTGCGCCATCTGTGCAAAGTAAAGCACGGTGGGGTCAAGAATTACTCCTTCCGGATCGAAAACAAATTCTTCCGGGATACTAGCTTGTTCTTGTTCCGGTTCTTGAGGATTTTCTTCTTCTTCCTGGTTATCCTGTTCTTGTTCGGATTGGTCTTCCGGTGGTGGTGGCGGTGGCGGAGGTGGCGGCGGTTGTTGTTCCGGTGGCGTCTGCACAATTGTCGCTCTCGGAACTATTACCAGTTCCACTGCACGACGCAAATCTTCAGCTGTAACGTTGGTGCGTCCTTCTAACGCAGCAGCAGCTTTGGCAACTCGCACGGCGAATAATTCCGCTCTATGTCCCTGTACGCCGGCGCGAATGGCTTCTTCTACTAAATATATGATTTGATCGTGGCTGATGTTAACTTCTTTGAGCCATTCTCTGGCTAAGACGATCTGAGTTTTGAGGTTGTCGATGTCTTCGCTGTATTGTGCGAGGAAATCTTGGGGATTTCTGGAGTATTCTAGTGCTTGCTCTACTGCTTGCACTCGATCGTCTAATCCCAATACACCATCAGCTGAAAGGGTGATGGCAATTCTGTCAAGTAAATGTTCTCGCAGCGTTCCTTCTTCAGGATTGTAAGTGGCAATGAACAGTGCTTTGCAAGGATGTTCGACGCTAATTCCTTCCCGTTCGATGAGGTTGCGTCCTTCCGATAATACTGTGAGCAGTTGGTTGGCAATTTGGTCATCTAGTAGGTTAATCTCATCTACGTAGAGTACGCCTCGATTTGCTGCTGCTAATAATCCCGGTTGAAATACCGAACTGCCGCGTTTGACCGATTCTTCTACATCAACTGAACCTAACAATCTGTCTTCTGTGACTCCCAAGGGAATTTGTACGAAGGGTGCGGGAACAACTTCTGTCTCCACAAACCCGGTTTCTTGGAGAAACCGGGTTTGTGACCCCGCCTCGTTGGGGTCGGCGTTGCAAAAAGAACCTTTGACGACTTCAATGGGTGGCATGAGTGCGTGCAAAGCGCGTGCCATAACGGATTTGGCTGTTCCGCGACGACCTGCGATCGCTACTCCCCCCAACCCCGGATCGACCGCCGCCAGCAGCAGCGCTAGTTTGATCGCTTCTTGACCGACGACGGCAGCTAGAGGAAATGTTATATTTGCCGTTGTGCTAATGAGGGCTGGCATAGTTTTGTGCTTTTTTAGTCCAGCTTTTCAGCATATCGCAGACTTTGCCTACCCAGCGCGGTTACTCCCTTTCCGCTCAAAGAATATGTATTGCATTAGGGGGGAGTGGGGGAGAAAAGAACAACAGGTAACTTGCGATCGATCATCTTACGGCGGGAAGGGAGTAATTTAACTGCGAAACTTTGTTACACACAGGCGATCGTCTCTGCCAAAATCTCTCTCAAAGACAAATATAATCCAAACTTGCCTGGTTGGGTGGGTTTAAAATGGTGCTTTCTTCGTTGACCTGGATGCGATCGCAAAGCTGCACGATCGATAAATTTTTCTGCCCATCCTTGCAGCTATAAATTTCCAGTACAGCATTTGGCACCGCTTCAAAAAATAAGCGTTCTCCTGGAAAAATAACGCGCTCGTACTTCAAATTGGGAATATTCCTTAAACGTACTATTTGAATCTGGCTAGTCTCGTTGATGTAAAAACAGAGAATGCGATCGGCGTTTTCTAAATTCTGGTTAAACTGTGTTTGTGCCATATCTGTTAATTGGCCCACTTTAAAATGCCTATTTTATCTTCTTAGTATTGAATGTAACTGATAATTCTTCCCTCTAGATCGGTCTGAGGAGTGACGATATTGTTAATTTAGCCTGTAGGCATAAATACAGTAGCCCAAACGTAGATTTCTCCTTCGTTCCGACAAGGGAACTCTTAAGCACAAGGAGGATTCTTTTGCCAAACCAACTACTTATGCCTACACCCTATGTCTTAGGAGAGGTTGATTTCTTCCAGCTTGCAATGATAGAATGAATAAAATTTTGAGTAAGTCAGCCTAATCCAGATTTTTAAACCTGGAGCGGAGGAACCACATTTTGGGGCGTATTTTTGCCTTTTTTAGTCAAAATTTGGCAGAAAAGGACATCTCTCAGTCCTAGCCCGTCAGCTAACTTCGTAGGCATTGAGAGGAGACTGAAGAGGCAGCTTTTTTTAAAGTTCTGACCTCATCAGTGTCCCCGGCTGGTACTGCTCAGCATTCTTGTACCTGCTTCTGACACTATGGCTATACAACTAAATTTGTCTGCGATCGCGGTTGCCGGACAGGCAGCCTGGAGACGCGCAAAACCGATCGTTCTGCGAGATGTCGTAATTTTACCTACCCTTGGTTTTTTGGGGATTATCGTCCTGTGGTGGGCGGTTGCCCTTGCCAATCACGAATTGATGCCCACCCCACCAGAGGCATTGATTGCTAATTTAGACTACATTTTAAACCCGTTCTACGAACGCGGCCCCGGTAATTTGGGAATTGGTTGGTTGTTGCTGGCAAGTTTAAGACGGGTATTGCTAGGATTTTTGTTAGGTGCAGTTGTAGCGATTCCCTTGGGTTTTCTGATTGGGATGTCCAAACCCGCTATGTTAGCGCTCAATCCCATCATTCAGATTTTTAAACCAGTATCGCCTCTAGCTTGGCTTCCCATCGCCTTAGCTATCTTCAACTTGGCAGATCCATCGGCTATTTTTGTAATTTTCATCACATCTTTGTGGCCAACGATTATTAACACTGCCCTCGGCGTTTCCAGCGTTTCCAAAGATTATATAGATGTGGCAAAAGTTTTGGAAATGCCAAGATGGCGGCAAATTACCAAGATTATTTTGCCAGCAAGTTTGCCCTATATCTTTACGGGATTGCGAATCAGTTTGGGGATTGCATGGCTGGTAATTGTTGCCGTAGAAATGCTCACAGGCGGTATCGGGATCGGCTTTTTTGTGTGGGATGAGTGGAGTCGTTTAAACCTGAGTTCAGTATTTTTGGCAGTGCTGGTAATTGGTTTAACTGGGCTACTGCTTGATTGGGCTGTGGGCAAAATTGAGGTTTTAGTAACTCGCCGCCCTACAACTGTTTCAAATTAGGCAATAGTCAGGGGTCAGTAGTTAATAGCAACGAACAACTGACCGATGACAACTGATAATTAGCAATTACCAATCGGTGGAGTTAAATGATGATTGACACCGACAATAACTATTGGAGTCGTCGCGATTTTATCAAAGGAATAGGTGCGGCTGCTGCGGGAATGGCACTATCTTCTTGTGCAATTTCAGGCGATCGATCTGCCAAAGGACTCACCCCAGAAGCTTTAGCAGTCGAACCTGTCGTAGATCCCAAAACCTTAGAAAAACCGAATCTCACTGTCGGGTACGTGCCGGTTAATGACTGTGCGCCATTTGCGATCGCTTGGAAAAAAGGCTTCTTTCGCAAATACGGTTTAAACGTCAAACTTAACCGCGAAGCTAGTTGGGCAACTTCTCGCGACGGCATCATTTTTGGACGCCTCGACGCCTCACCCGTCGTATCCGGTGCTGTCACAAATGCCAGAATTGGAGCTGAAGGCGCACGTCACGCACCTTTATGTGCGGCGATGACAATTCACCGTCACGGTAACGCCATGACGATGAATCGGGCAATGTGGGATTTCGGTTTGCGTCCTTGGCGGGATTATAACGGCGATTTGGAAACTTTCGGTCGCGATTTCCGCAACTATTTTGACAAACAACCAGCCGAAAAAAAAGTTTGGGCAGTAGTACTCAGTTCGGCTATTTACGAATACTTTGTTCGTTACTTATCTGCTGCTGCTGGTGTCGATCCTTTTAAAGAGTTTCGCATCATTATTATTCCGCCGCCACAGATGGTGACAAACGTGCGAATTGGCGCAATGCAAGCTTACATGGTAGCGGAACCTTGGAACACGCGGGCAATAAAAGGTAATGAAGGAGTTGGTTTTACCTTCGCCCAAGGTAGAGAAATTTGGTCAGGGCATCCCGATCGACTTTTGGGCGTGATGGAAGATTTCATCATTAAATATCCCAAAACTTATCGTTCTCTGGTGAAGGCGATGATCGAAGCTTGTCAGTATTGCAGCAAACCGGAAAATCGCCCAGAAGTTGCCGAATTGATTACAGATCGATCGTTTACGGGGGCTAAGCCAAAAAAAGGTGCGATCGATAAGCTTACCCGTCCCGCAATTGTTGGGGAGTACAACTATGGCGGCTTTGATGACAAAGAGCGTATCCTCAATTCACCTGAAACAACACTTTTCTTCGATTTACCACCCAATCTTGCCAGAGAGCCGGGAGACCATTCCACATTTCTATGGCAATCGGAAAGTATTTGGTTAATGACTCAGGCAGCTCGTTGGGGACAAATTAAAGAGTTTCCCAAAAATGCAAAAGAATTGGCTGCGAAAGCTTGGAAAACCGATCTTTATCGCG is a window encoding:
- a CDS encoding DUF1830 domain-containing protein gives rise to the protein MAQTQFNQNLENADRILCFYINETSQIQIVRLRNIPNLKYERVIFPGERLFFEAVPNAVLEIYSCKDGQKNLSIVQLCDRIQVNEESTILNPPNQASLDYICL
- the ntrB gene encoding nitrate ABC transporter permease, with protein sequence MAIQLNLSAIAVAGQAAWRRAKPIVLRDVVILPTLGFLGIIVLWWAVALANHELMPTPPEALIANLDYILNPFYERGPGNLGIGWLLLASLRRVLLGFLLGAVVAIPLGFLIGMSKPAMLALNPIIQIFKPVSPLAWLPIALAIFNLADPSAIFVIFITSLWPTIINTALGVSSVSKDYIDVAKVLEMPRWRQITKIILPASLPYIFTGLRISLGIAWLVIVAVEMLTGGIGIGFFVWDEWSRLNLSSVFLAVLVIGLTGLLLDWAVGKIEVLVTRRPTTVSN
- a CDS encoding ABC transporter substrate-binding protein, with the protein product MIDTDNNYWSRRDFIKGIGAAAAGMALSSCAISGDRSAKGLTPEALAVEPVVDPKTLEKPNLTVGYVPVNDCAPFAIAWKKGFFRKYGLNVKLNREASWATSRDGIIFGRLDASPVVSGAVTNARIGAEGARHAPLCAAMTIHRHGNAMTMNRAMWDFGLRPWRDYNGDLETFGRDFRNYFDKQPAEKKVWAVVLSSAIYEYFVRYLSAAAGVDPFKEFRIIIIPPPQMVTNVRIGAMQAYMVAEPWNTRAIKGNEGVGFTFAQGREIWSGHPDRLLGVMEDFIIKYPKTYRSLVKAMIEACQYCSKPENRPEVAELITDRSFTGAKPKKGAIDKLTRPAIVGEYNYGGFDDKERILNSPETTLFFDLPPNLAREPGDHSTFLWQSESIWLMTQAARWGQIKEFPKNAKELAAKAWKTDLYREIATEMGIQCPARDEKVEPAEAFIDKKAFDPSDPVGYLNSFEIRANAPTRFFMS